Proteins found in one Saccharopolyspora phatthalungensis genomic segment:
- a CDS encoding ornithine carbamoyltransferase, producing MAAPISIPAAQRGDLISLVDLDLLEIREIVRRGVGFARREYSGEPLAGAVIGIYFRKTSTRTRTAFSAAALRLGARIIGYGPDDLQLNTGETIEDTAQVLSRMLDGLVCRTAGSTAELRALAEPSGMSVINAMSAHEHPTQALTDLTTIQRHLGGIDGTRVLYVGEGNSTAAALALSLTRFERTELHLRTPPGYGLEPHVREQAERYAKESGSTLRETHDMSELPPAVDIVYTARWQTTGTSKPDPDWRAVFAPFQVDEQLLDGYPAAWFMHDLPAHRGEEMTAAVLDGPRSIAFDQAGDKMHSAMAVLEWALTSRI from the coding sequence ATGGCAGCGCCGATTTCGATCCCCGCCGCGCAGCGCGGTGATCTCATCTCGCTGGTGGACCTGGATCTGCTTGAGATCAGGGAGATCGTGCGCCGCGGGGTCGGGTTCGCCCGCCGCGAGTATTCCGGCGAGCCGCTGGCCGGGGCCGTGATCGGCATCTACTTCCGCAAGACCTCCACCAGGACGCGGACCGCGTTTTCCGCTGCGGCGCTGCGGCTGGGCGCCCGGATCATCGGCTACGGCCCGGACGATCTCCAGCTCAACACCGGGGAGACGATCGAGGACACCGCGCAGGTGCTGTCCCGGATGCTCGACGGGCTGGTGTGCCGAACCGCCGGAAGCACGGCCGAACTGCGGGCGCTCGCCGAGCCGTCGGGCATGTCGGTCATCAACGCGATGAGCGCCCACGAGCATCCCACCCAGGCGCTGACCGACCTCACCACGATCCAGCGGCACCTCGGCGGAATCGACGGTACGCGGGTGCTCTACGTCGGCGAGGGCAACAGCACCGCCGCGGCGCTCGCGCTGTCGCTGACCCGGTTCGAACGCACCGAACTGCACCTGCGGACCCCGCCCGGCTACGGGCTCGAACCGCACGTCCGCGAACAGGCCGAACGGTATGCCAAGGAGTCCGGTTCGACACTGCGGGAAACGCACGACATGTCCGAGTTGCCCCCGGCGGTCGACATCGTCTACACGGCGCGGTGGCAGACCACCGGCACCAGCAAACCGGATCCCGACTGGCGCGCCGTTTTCGCCCCGTTCCAGGTCGACGAGCAGTTGCTCGACGGGTATCCCGCGGCGTGGTTCATGCACGATCTGCCCGCGCACCGGGGCGAAGAGATGACCGCGGCCGTGCTCGACGGGCCGCGGTCGATCGCCTTCGATCAGGCGGGGGACAAGATGCACAGCGCCATGGCGGTGCTGGAGTGGGCGCTCACATCGCGAATCTGA
- a CDS encoding amidase, with amino-acid sequence MAASEAVERAALAEATIAQMQAGMAAGWLSAAELVRFHLDRIDRLNLRGPELRAVLETNPQAAEIAAQRDTERRRGELRGPLHGIPVLVKDNLETADRLRTTNGSTALLGARPERDATVIAKLRAAGAIVLGKTNKSGWISGSAGWSPRGGQGRNPHRLDRSPHGSSSGSAAAVAAGLCAFALGTETIGSILGPAGVNGVVGLKPTVGLTSRAGMIPGVPSLDTIGPLCRSVADAAAVLGVLTGVDGRDPATAAGTGRFRADYRELLEQNALAGTRIGVPREAFFGYDDHADAVAEDAIRVLAAAGATIVDRTEIRSLPQIMSDESLMFAQLQEVKHHLDAYLAATPGEHPRSIAELIAYNREHADTEMPHFGQETLEMVDGLSGDLADPDYLAALTTLRRLSRDEGIDAVLREHRLDALVAPTGGPAWKVDLINGDPPARGSALVPGLAGYPAISVPAGAVRGLPIGVTFLAGAWGESVLLRIGYAFERTNPAWFPPAFEPPSVG; translated from the coding sequence GTGGCGGCGAGCGAAGCGGTCGAGCGTGCGGCACTGGCCGAGGCGACCATCGCCCAAATGCAGGCGGGGATGGCCGCCGGGTGGCTCAGCGCGGCGGAGCTGGTGCGGTTCCACCTCGACCGAATCGACCGGCTGAACCTGCGCGGCCCCGAACTGCGCGCGGTGCTGGAGACGAACCCGCAGGCAGCGGAGATCGCCGCGCAACGCGACACCGAGCGCCGACGCGGCGAACTTCGCGGACCGCTGCACGGCATTCCGGTGCTGGTGAAGGACAATCTTGAGACCGCAGACCGACTGCGGACCACCAACGGCAGTACCGCGCTCCTCGGTGCGCGCCCAGAGCGGGACGCGACGGTGATCGCGAAACTGCGCGCGGCGGGCGCGATCGTGTTGGGCAAGACGAACAAGAGCGGCTGGATCAGCGGTTCGGCCGGCTGGAGCCCGCGCGGCGGCCAGGGGCGCAATCCGCACCGGCTGGACCGTTCGCCGCACGGATCGAGTTCCGGATCCGCCGCCGCCGTGGCGGCCGGGCTGTGCGCGTTCGCGCTGGGCACCGAGACGATCGGGTCGATCCTCGGCCCGGCCGGCGTCAACGGCGTGGTCGGTCTGAAACCGACCGTCGGGCTGACCAGCCGGGCGGGCATGATCCCGGGCGTGCCGAGCCTGGACACCATCGGTCCGCTGTGCCGCAGCGTCGCGGATGCCGCCGCCGTGCTGGGCGTGCTCACCGGGGTGGACGGCCGCGATCCGGCGACCGCGGCCGGCACCGGTCGTTTCCGCGCCGACTACCGGGAACTTTTAGAACAGAATGCGCTGGCCGGGACCAGGATCGGGGTTCCGAGAGAGGCGTTCTTCGGCTACGACGATCACGCCGACGCCGTTGCCGAAGACGCGATCCGGGTGCTGGCGGCGGCGGGCGCGACCATCGTCGACCGCACCGAAATCCGGAGCCTGCCGCAGATCATGTCCGACGAAAGCCTGATGTTCGCGCAGTTGCAGGAGGTCAAGCACCACCTCGACGCCTACCTGGCGGCGACGCCGGGCGAGCACCCGCGCAGCATCGCCGAACTCATCGCCTACAACCGCGAGCACGCCGACACCGAGATGCCGCACTTCGGCCAGGAGACGCTGGAAATGGTCGACGGGCTCAGCGGGGACCTCGCCGACCCGGATTACCTGGCCGCCTTGACGACGCTGCGGAGGTTGTCCCGCGACGAAGGCATCGATGCCGTCCTGCGCGAACACCGCCTCGACGCGCTGGTGGCCCCGACCGGCGGACCCGCGTGGAAGGTGGACCTGATCAACGGCGACCCGCCCGCGCGGGGCAGCGCGCTCGTCCCCGGGCTGGCGGGCTACCCGGCGATCAGCGTCCCGGCCGGCGCGGTGCGCGGACTGCCGATCGGCGTCACGTTCTTGGCCGGCGCGTGGGGTGAATCCGTGTTGCTCCGGATCG
- a CDS encoding AfsR/SARP family transcriptional regulator: MTDRLEFGLLGPLRLEFNEQRIAIGGPRQRIVLAMLLLNADRVVSIDRISEAIWNGHPPATARTQVAICVAELRKTIRSFGLRDDVLLTSSPGYMLRRAEHEIDLLSFRAKVAEARTLANRLEIRQATERYDEALALWRGRALCDINSALVEIEVERLEEQKLAVQEERTALHLQLGRHRELISELTALVEDKPLREQTRAQLMLAQYRAGRRAEAMETFRQGRQYFIDEIGLEPGPVLQELHEAILNDDPSVREPQRQRRSTPPTATAANAAPSDIVPFGGRKTELSTLDELRTMRQANVGLITGSAGIGKSALAVHWAHRMADEFPGGVLYANLHECCRPPARSDAQETLHQLLRQLGVPATDIPSDLDTAATLYQNLARERKTLVLLDNVASYQQIEHVLPSGSPSKALVTSRSQLGELVASALWLRLQPIGHPEAVDLLGTLIGRRAEAAPRAVAELAELCGRLPAALRIAATKLIAKPHWTIQRLANRLSDPHTRLDHLEHGEQRLRGRLQSSYQRLSPEVARMFRLLGRLKTAEFSLHDASTLLQLDPGEAEHLIESLVDAHLLEGVPGVDTDEVRYEFQPLLRVFAAELDRGEVRTAETARSPRLVGKPELRFAM, translated from the coding sequence ATGACCGATCGTCTCGAATTTGGCCTGCTCGGGCCCTTGCGCCTGGAGTTCAATGAACAGCGGATTGCGATAGGCGGTCCGCGGCAGCGGATCGTACTGGCCATGCTCCTGCTGAATGCGGATCGGGTCGTCTCCATCGACCGGATCTCGGAAGCGATCTGGAACGGGCATCCCCCCGCGACAGCCAGGACCCAGGTCGCGATCTGCGTCGCCGAATTGCGGAAGACCATCAGATCCTTTGGGCTGCGCGACGACGTGCTGCTTACCTCGTCGCCGGGCTACATGCTGCGCCGCGCCGAGCACGAGATCGACCTGCTGTCCTTCCGGGCCAAGGTCGCCGAGGCTCGCACGCTCGCCAACCGGCTCGAGATCCGCCAAGCCACCGAACGCTACGACGAGGCGCTGGCCTTGTGGCGGGGCCGCGCGCTGTGCGACATCAACTCCGCGCTGGTGGAGATCGAGGTCGAGCGGCTCGAAGAGCAGAAGCTCGCGGTCCAGGAGGAACGCACCGCGTTGCACCTCCAGCTCGGCCGGCACCGCGAGCTGATCAGCGAGCTGACCGCGCTCGTGGAGGACAAGCCACTGCGGGAACAGACCCGTGCCCAGCTCATGCTCGCCCAGTACCGCGCCGGGCGACGCGCCGAGGCGATGGAGACGTTCCGCCAGGGCCGCCAGTACTTCATCGACGAGATCGGCCTGGAACCCGGCCCGGTCCTGCAGGAACTGCACGAGGCGATCCTCAACGACGACCCGTCGGTCCGCGAACCGCAACGGCAGCGCCGCAGCACTCCGCCCACCGCAACGGCGGCCAACGCCGCCCCCTCCGACATCGTCCCCTTCGGCGGCCGGAAAACCGAACTGTCCACCTTGGACGAATTGCGCACCATGCGGCAGGCGAACGTCGGCCTGATCACCGGCAGCGCCGGCATCGGCAAGAGCGCGCTGGCCGTGCACTGGGCGCACCGGATGGCCGACGAGTTCCCCGGCGGTGTGCTGTACGCGAACCTGCACGAATGCTGCCGCCCGCCCGCGCGGTCGGACGCGCAGGAAACGCTGCACCAGTTGCTGCGCCAACTCGGCGTCCCCGCAACGGACATCCCATCCGATCTGGACACGGCGGCGACGCTTTACCAGAACCTCGCGCGCGAGCGGAAAACCCTTGTGCTGCTGGACAATGTCGCGTCCTACCAGCAGATCGAACACGTCCTGCCGTCCGGATCGCCGAGCAAAGCCCTGGTCACCAGCCGCAGCCAGCTCGGCGAACTGGTCGCCAGCGCGTTGTGGTTGCGGCTGCAACCGATCGGCCACCCGGAGGCGGTGGATCTGCTCGGCACGCTCATCGGCCGCCGCGCCGAGGCGGCGCCGCGCGCCGTCGCCGAACTCGCCGAGCTGTGCGGCCGGCTGCCGGCCGCGCTGCGCATCGCGGCGACCAAGCTCATCGCCAAGCCGCACTGGACGATCCAGCGGCTGGCGAACCGGCTCAGCGACCCGCACACCCGACTGGACCACCTGGAGCACGGGGAACAGCGCCTGCGCGGCCGATTGCAGTCCAGCTACCAGCGGCTCAGCCCCGAGGTGGCGCGGATGTTCCGCCTGCTGGGCAGGTTGAAGACCGCCGAGTTCAGCCTGCACGACGCGAGCACCCTTCTGCAACTGGATCCCGGCGAGGCCGAGCACCTCATCGAAAGCCTGGTGGACGCGCACCTGCTGGAAGGCGTTCCCGGGGTGGACACCGACGAGGTCCGCTACGAGTTCCAGCCGCTGCTGCGCGTGTTCGCGGCGGAACTGGACCGCGGCGAGGTGCGGACGGCCGAGACCGCCCGTTCGCCCCGCCTGGTGGGCAAACCGGAGCTCAGATTCGCGATGTGA